The sequence GATTATTGGCAATGACTTTTACAACCAGTTCCTTGAGTGCGCCTGTATCGCTGATCTGTACAAGGCCCTGTGCCTTGACGATTTCTTCCGGATCAGCTCCGTCTTTCCACATTTCAGCAAAAACCTTCTTGGCAATTTTGCCGGAAATGGTTCCCTTAGCGATCAGAGCCAGAAGTTTTGCGAGATTTTCTGGTGTAACCGGAGCTTTGGAAATTTCTATGCCTGCATTGGAAAGCTGGCTTGCAAATTCGCCCATGATCCAGTTTACGGAAGCCTTGGGATCTGCACCTGCTTCGACCACCTTTTCAAAGTAATCGGAGGTATCCTTGTCGTTTGTCATGTACTGGGCATCCGTAGAGGACAGGCCGAAGTCTGCGATGTAACGTTCGCGTCTTTCATCCGGAAGTTCCGGAAGGGTTTTGCGGATGTCTTCAATGTATTCTTCAGAAACTGTAAAAGGTGCAAGGTCCGGTTCCGGGAAGTAGCGGTAATCGTTCGCTTCTTCCTTGGTACGCATGCTCTTTGTGACGCCTTCCTTTTCATCCCATGTTCTTGTTTCCTGGATGATCTTTCCGCCGTCTTCAAGGATTTCTGCCTGACGCAGCGCTTCGTATTCAATTGCCTTTTCTACGCCTTTGAAAGAATTGATATTCTTGATTTCTGTCTTGGTGCCAAGTTCTTTCTGGCCGACAGGTCTGACAGAAACGTTCGCATCACAGCGAAGGCTTCCTTCTTCCATACGGCAGTCGGAAATACCGATGTACTGCAGGATTGCGCGCATTTTTTCAAGATACGCAACAGCTTCCTTGGCAGAACGCATGTCAGGTTCAGAAACGATTTCAAGAAGCGGTGTACCTGTACGGTTATAGTCAACAAGGGAATAG is a genomic window of Veillonellaceae bacterium containing:
- the gatB gene encoding Asp-tRNA(Asn)/Glu-tRNA(Gln) amidotransferase subunit GatB; its protein translation is MKYEAVIGLEVHTELQTTTKIFCGCKTSFGAEPNTNVCPVCLGLPGVLPVLNKRVLEFAVRAGLALNCEISRFSKFDRKNYYYPDLPKNFQTSQFDLPICERGHLDIEVNGEKKQIRITRAHMEEDAGKLVHHGTSITDSDYSLVDYNRTGTPLLEIVSEPDMRSAKEAVAYLEKMRAILQYIGISDCRMEEGSLRCDANVSVRPVGQKELGTKTEIKNINSFKGVEKAIEYEALRQAEILEDGGKIIQETRTWDEKEGVTKSMRTKEEANDYRYFPEPDLAPFTVSEEYIEDIRKTLPELPDERRERYIADFGLSSTDAQYMTNDKDTSDYFEKVVEAGADPKASVNWIMGEFASQLSNAGIEISKAPVTPENLAKLLALIAKGTISGKIAKKVFAEMWKDGADPEEIVKAQGLVQISDTGALKELVVKVIANNPKAVEDFKAGKKKAVGALVGQIMKETKGKANPKVINELLNDELKKL